A genomic region of bacterium contains the following coding sequences:
- a CDS encoding 4Fe-4S binding protein — MTPMLGNTIEESLKIKNLNLRRKKIQYLMLIFLFVFVDGGWHYPLIGIFIPLFFILMLLIAFYKGRVSCGWFCPRGSLFEIIIKKISLNHERPKIFKDIRYRRLFFLIFSCLFLFFYLATTFDQISLIKTGRVFVYYYVTVTTLGIILGILFGERTFCLICLEGTILSWFSEGKVVMEVKENCIKCGNCQKVCSLSLCIGDLVGKVERTVRNKDCLKCYQCLDSCPMHALRFK; from the coding sequence ATGACCCCAATGCTCGGTAATACCATTGAGGAAAGTTTAAAGATTAAGAATTTGAACTTACGTCGAAAGAAGATTCAATACTTAATGTTGATCTTTCTTTTTGTCTTTGTAGATGGGGGGTGGCATTATCCTCTAATAGGGATATTTATTCCTTTATTCTTTATCTTGATGTTACTAATTGCCTTTTATAAAGGACGAGTTTCTTGTGGTTGGTTTTGCCCAAGAGGAAGCTTATTTGAGATAATTATTAAAAAGATTAGTTTAAACCATGAAAGACCTAAAATATTTAAAGATATTAGATATCGTCGACTATTCTTTCTTATTTTTTCTTGTCTATTTTTATTTTTTTATTTGGCGACTACTTTTGACCAGATAAGTTTAATTAAGACAGGAAGGGTTTTTGTTTATTACTATGTAACGGTAACTACTTTAGGCATTATTTTAGGGATCTTGTTTGGAGAGCGAACTTTTTGCTTAATCTGTCTGGAGGGCACAATTTTGAGTTGGTTTTCCGAAGGTAAAGTAGTTATGGAAGTAAAAGAAAATTGTATAAAATGTGGAAATTGCCAAAAAGTATGTAGTTTGTCCCTTTGTATAGGGGATTTAGTTGGGAAGGTAGAGAGAACGGTGAGAAATAAAGATTGTTTAAAGTGTTACCAATGTCTGGATAGCTGTCCCATGCATGCTTTGAGGTTTAAGTAA